The following are from one region of the Rhodopirellula sp. P2 genome:
- a CDS encoding tetratricopeptide repeat protein translates to MIAIARLSIRCSAVLLGLLLASPVMAQTDRLYPRGGEVVLGKIKSISKNGIVMSVSGKDQTFNAGAIEKVLFQGDPGGLTQGREFALDNQFDQAIAELKTVDASKLNRDPQKADFAYYVMYCQAQQALSGNGDLRASATAALNFIKQNTGSWHFYETAKLLGDLAVKLGSYDQASKYYGSLRNAPSAETKVESLYLNALVKLKQGKDAEAASDLQKIVSIGVQSPEGARLQTLSKAALAIATAKQGQGKEALDMVNELIAKLNPTDTETAAEIYNAQGASYMAMGDNQGALLAYLHTQLMFSTHPGPHSEALKQLADLWTKVGKPDRAAEARSELQQRYPGLSG, encoded by the coding sequence ATGATTGCCATCGCTCGTCTTTCGATTCGCTGTAGTGCCGTTTTGCTCGGATTGCTGCTGGCGTCCCCCGTCATGGCGCAAACCGATCGCCTCTACCCTCGCGGTGGTGAGGTCGTCTTGGGAAAGATCAAATCCATCAGCAAGAACGGCATTGTGATGTCGGTGTCCGGCAAAGACCAAACGTTCAACGCGGGTGCAATCGAGAAGGTGCTCTTTCAAGGCGACCCCGGCGGCCTGACGCAAGGCCGTGAATTCGCACTCGACAACCAATTCGATCAAGCGATCGCGGAACTCAAGACCGTCGATGCCAGCAAGCTGAATCGGGACCCTCAAAAAGCGGACTTCGCCTACTACGTGATGTACTGCCAGGCCCAGCAGGCTTTGTCCGGCAATGGCGACTTGCGAGCCTCGGCAACCGCCGCACTCAACTTCATCAAGCAAAACACGGGCTCTTGGCACTTCTACGAAACAGCCAAACTGCTCGGTGACCTCGCGGTCAAGTTGGGCTCGTACGACCAAGCGTCGAAGTACTACGGGTCGCTTCGCAACGCTCCTTCGGCGGAAACCAAAGTTGAGTCGCTTTATCTCAATGCGTTGGTCAAACTGAAACAAGGCAAAGATGCCGAGGCTGCCAGCGACTTGCAAAAGATCGTCAGCATTGGTGTCCAATCGCCCGAGGGGGCACGCCTGCAAACGCTGTCCAAAGCAGCCCTGGCCATCGCCACCGCAAAACAGGGCCAAGGCAAAGAAGCCCTGGACATGGTCAACGAACTGATCGCCAAGTTGAATCCAACGGACACCGAGACGGCTGCCGAAATCTACAATGCCCAAGGTGCCAGCTACATGGCCATGGGCGACAACCAAGGAGCCTTGCTGGCCTACCTGCACACCCAGCTGATGTTCTCGACTCACCCTGGCCCGCATTCAGAAGCATTGAAACAACTCGCGGATCTGTGGACCAAAGTCGGCAAACCCGACCGCGCCGCCGAAGCCCGCTCCGAACTGCAACAACGCTACCCAGGCCTCAGCGGCTGA
- a CDS encoding DUF1501 domain-containing protein, producing the protein MNPLNDSVRHGLLEWQTRRHFLQNCSLGLAGMWLGSQANLARGEAAQVGDAAPMLAPHFPPKAKRVIFLHMAGGPSQLELFDYKPDLQQLDGQDTPASFLEGKRFAFIQGVPKLLGPQFPFAQYGESGAWVSDRLPHFQSVVDKVCFVKSMHTTQFNHGPAQLLLHTGSQNLGSASFGAWTMYGLGSENQNLPGFVVLVSGGKTPSAGKSVWGSGFLPSVHQGVQCRSKGDPVLYLSNPEGVSRIQRRRALDTLAKLNRETFEQTGDAEVLTRISQYEMAFRMQTSATEAFDLTQETANVHAMYGTKPGEESFANNCLLARRLAERDVRFIQLFHWGWDSHGAGANEAINKGFHDRCREVDQPMTALLKDLDQRGLLEDTLVVWGGEFGRTPMRENRGGREMKLIGRDHNPGAFTMWFAGGGIKPGVSIGHTDDIGYEAVENKVSPHDLHATLQHLLGIDHHKLTYMSQGLPQRLSNVTQPSRIVTDMFA; encoded by the coding sequence ATGAATCCTCTCAACGACTCCGTGCGTCATGGTTTGTTGGAATGGCAAACACGGCGACACTTTTTGCAGAACTGCTCCCTCGGTCTGGCCGGGATGTGGTTAGGCAGTCAGGCCAATCTTGCTCGCGGTGAGGCCGCGCAAGTCGGTGACGCGGCACCGATGTTGGCACCGCATTTTCCACCCAAAGCCAAACGTGTGATCTTCCTGCACATGGCAGGCGGACCGAGCCAGTTGGAATTGTTTGACTACAAACCCGACTTGCAGCAACTCGATGGGCAAGACACCCCGGCCAGTTTCTTGGAAGGAAAGCGTTTCGCCTTCATTCAAGGCGTTCCAAAATTGTTGGGGCCGCAATTCCCCTTCGCACAATACGGCGAAAGTGGGGCTTGGGTTTCCGATCGTTTGCCGCACTTTCAGTCGGTGGTCGACAAGGTTTGCTTCGTCAAATCGATGCACACAACTCAGTTCAATCACGGTCCTGCTCAGTTGCTCTTGCACACCGGCAGTCAAAATCTTGGCTCTGCGTCCTTTGGTGCTTGGACGATGTACGGTCTCGGCAGTGAAAACCAAAACCTGCCTGGGTTTGTCGTCCTGGTCTCCGGCGGCAAAACACCGTCGGCAGGAAAGAGCGTTTGGGGATCGGGCTTCCTGCCTTCTGTGCATCAAGGCGTCCAGTGCCGCAGCAAAGGCGACCCGGTCCTGTACCTTTCCAATCCGGAAGGCGTCAGCCGCATTCAGCGACGTCGAGCTTTGGACACGCTGGCCAAGCTCAACCGAGAAACGTTTGAGCAAACCGGTGACGCCGAAGTGCTCACGCGAATTTCTCAGTATGAAATGGCGTTCCGGATGCAGACCAGCGCGACCGAAGCGTTTGATTTGACTCAGGAAACCGCCAACGTTCACGCAATGTACGGCACCAAGCCCGGCGAAGAATCGTTTGCGAACAATTGTTTGCTCGCTCGCCGGTTAGCGGAACGCGACGTGCGTTTCATTCAATTGTTTCACTGGGGTTGGGACTCCCACGGTGCGGGAGCCAACGAAGCGATCAACAAAGGATTCCACGATCGTTGCCGTGAAGTCGACCAGCCAATGACGGCGCTACTGAAAGATCTAGATCAACGTGGCCTGCTGGAAGACACGTTGGTTGTCTGGGGCGGCGAGTTTGGTCGGACGCCGATGCGAGAGAATCGCGGCGGTCGCGAGATGAAGTTGATCGGTCGCGACCACAATCCCGGCGCTTTCACGATGTGGTTTGCGGGCGGCGGAATCAAACCCGGCGTTTCGATCGGGCACACGGACGACATCGGCTACGAGGCGGTCGAGAACAAGGTTTCGCCTCACGACTTGCACGCGACACTTCAGCATCTGCTGGGCATCGATCACCACAAGTTGACTTACATGAGCCAAGGCTTGCCGCAACGATTGTCCAACGTGACCCAGCCCTCACGAATCGTGACGGACATGTTTGCTTGA